In one window of Miscanthus floridulus cultivar M001 chromosome 12, ASM1932011v1, whole genome shotgun sequence DNA:
- the LOC136498499 gene encoding protein indeterminate-domain 16-like produces MEEQGERQIQLQLLLLPAPAAHQVLRDLPVAVPANAVEHPQLDLDLSMSIGPRHPAAPTPAPPPPPCVQSPPTNENRRAPGMMMTTVLAPSSARLHQKHQQQHAAADVRAVKQQAADQARMASAERAYAERVRELARRELELAEREFARARAIWERAREELERVERMKQIAARRLVGSAASSAAALEITCHACMQRFHP; encoded by the coding sequence ATGGAGGAGCAAGGTGAGAGACAGATCCAGCTTCAGCTGCTGCTCCTCCCTGCGCCTGCAGCTCATCAGGTCCTCCGTGACCTGCCGGTGGCGGTGCCAGCCAACGCCGTCGAGCACCCGCAGCTGGACCTCGATCTGTCCATGAGCATCGGGCCGAGGCATCCGGCGGCCCCaacaccggcgccgccgccgcctccgtgcGTGCAGTCCCCACCGACGAACGAGAACAGGAGGGCGCCGGGGATGATGATGACCACGGTGTTGGCGCCGTCCAGCGCGAGACTGCATCAGAAGCACCAGCAGCAGCATGCGGCCGCCGACGTGCGCGCCGTGAAGCAGCAGGCTGCGGACCAGGCCCGCATGGCGTCCGCCGAGCGCGCTTACGCGGAGCGCGTCCGGGAGCTTGCGCGGCGGGAGTTGGAGCTCGCGGAGCGGGAGTTCGCGCGCGCCAGGGCCATCTGGGAGCGCGCCCGCGAGGAGCTGGAGCGGGTGGAGCGCATGAAGCAGATCGCGGCGAGGCGGCTCGTCGGCTCGGCCGCGTCGTCCGCCGCGGCGCTGGAGATCACTTGCCACGCCTGCATGCAGCGCTTCCACCCCTAG